Proteins from one Nakamurella multipartita DSM 44233 genomic window:
- a CDS encoding RNA degradosome polyphosphate kinase — MTASETTKSTTETNGTASGATGRPARRPRTRPATPATTSGPMGDPMADAMVEPFHGGPSEVAVDSAVVAEIEDDALPDDRFSNRELSWLDFNARVLALAEDPRQKLLERAKFLAIFASNLDEFYMVRVAGLKRRRDMGLSVTSADGLTASEQLALISARTRELVERQGRCFVDEVLPALADAGIRIVHWSEVNEADRARLGEYFTARIFPVLTPLAVDPAHPFPYISGLSLSLAIIVRNPETGTERFARVKVPPNVDRFIQVRRGVYDFLPLEELIATHLGQLFPGMDVTEHQAFRVTRNADLEVEEDRDEDLLQALERELARRRFGPPVRLEVTNTTSERVLAWLLAELDVDPADAVEVPGLLDLSSLWQLYGIDKPGLKDAPFVPATNPAFAEGETPKSVFSTLRDGDVLLHHPYESFATTVQRFIEQAAADPRVLAIKQTLYRTSGDSPIVDALISAAEAGKEVVALVELKARFDEQANISWAKALERAGVHVVYGLVGLKTHCKTALVIRQEGKTLQRYCHLATGNYNPKTARIYEDLGLLTADPDIGADLTDLFNVLTGYSRQTEYRNLLVAPQSIRSGIVTRIEREIEHQRAGRGGLVRLKMNSIVDERVIDALYRASRAGVAVDVTVRGICALRAGVPGLSENITVRSIVGRFLEHSRIFYFRNGGQPVEGGGSTEEYWIGSADMMHRNLDRRVEVLVQVKDKGATDRMARLFELLTAPDTRCWTLGPDGWTPSPVDGPGVDIQEELLRGRVARGE; from the coding sequence GTGACAGCGAGCGAAACCACCAAGTCGACGACCGAAACCAACGGCACGGCGTCCGGAGCCACCGGGCGCCCGGCCCGACGCCCCCGCACCCGCCCGGCGACCCCGGCGACCACCAGCGGTCCGATGGGCGATCCGATGGCGGACGCGATGGTCGAGCCGTTCCACGGCGGGCCGTCCGAGGTCGCGGTGGACAGCGCGGTGGTCGCCGAGATCGAGGACGACGCGCTGCCCGACGACCGGTTCTCCAACCGCGAGCTGTCCTGGCTGGACTTCAACGCCCGGGTACTGGCCCTGGCCGAGGATCCCCGGCAGAAGCTGCTGGAGCGGGCCAAGTTCCTGGCCATCTTCGCCTCGAACCTGGACGAGTTCTACATGGTGCGCGTGGCCGGCCTCAAACGTCGCCGGGACATGGGGTTGTCGGTGACCAGCGCGGACGGGTTGACGGCGTCCGAACAGCTGGCGTTGATCTCGGCCCGGACCCGCGAGCTGGTCGAGCGCCAGGGCCGCTGCTTCGTCGACGAGGTACTGCCGGCGCTGGCCGATGCCGGCATCCGGATCGTGCACTGGAGCGAGGTGAACGAGGCCGACCGGGCCCGCCTGGGCGAATACTTCACCGCCCGGATCTTCCCGGTGCTGACCCCGCTGGCCGTCGACCCGGCCCACCCGTTCCCCTACATCTCCGGGCTGAGCCTGAGCCTGGCCATCATCGTGCGGAATCCGGAGACCGGCACCGAACGGTTCGCCCGGGTCAAGGTGCCGCCGAACGTGGACCGCTTCATCCAGGTCCGCCGGGGCGTCTACGACTTCCTGCCGCTGGAGGAACTGATCGCCACCCATCTCGGGCAGCTGTTCCCGGGCATGGATGTCACCGAGCACCAGGCGTTCCGGGTCACCCGCAACGCCGACCTGGAGGTCGAGGAGGACCGCGACGAGGACCTGCTGCAGGCGCTGGAGCGCGAGCTGGCCCGGCGCCGGTTCGGCCCGCCGGTCCGGCTGGAGGTCACCAACACCACCAGCGAACGAGTGCTGGCCTGGTTGCTGGCCGAGCTCGACGTCGACCCGGCCGATGCCGTCGAAGTCCCCGGACTGCTTGACCTGTCCAGTCTTTGGCAGCTCTACGGGATCGACAAGCCGGGCCTGAAGGATGCCCCGTTCGTGCCGGCCACCAACCCCGCGTTCGCCGAAGGAGAGACGCCCAAGAGCGTCTTCTCGACGTTGCGCGACGGAGATGTGCTGCTGCATCACCCGTACGAGTCGTTCGCCACCACCGTGCAGCGGTTCATCGAGCAGGCCGCGGCCGATCCCCGGGTGCTGGCCATCAAGCAGACCCTGTACCGCACCTCGGGCGATTCCCCCATCGTCGACGCGCTGATCTCGGCCGCGGAGGCCGGCAAGGAGGTGGTCGCCCTGGTCGAGCTGAAGGCCCGATTCGACGAGCAGGCCAACATCTCCTGGGCCAAGGCGTTGGAACGGGCCGGCGTGCACGTGGTCTACGGCCTGGTCGGGCTCAAGACGCACTGCAAGACCGCGCTGGTCATCCGGCAGGAGGGCAAGACCCTGCAGCGCTACTGCCACCTGGCGACCGGCAACTACAACCCCAAGACCGCGCGCATCTACGAAGATCTCGGGCTGCTGACGGCCGACCCGGACATCGGCGCCGACCTGACCGACCTGTTCAACGTGCTGACCGGCTATTCCCGGCAGACCGAGTACCGGAACCTGCTGGTGGCCCCGCAATCCATCCGCAGCGGGATCGTCACCCGGATCGAGCGGGAGATCGAGCACCAGCGGGCCGGGCGGGGCGGCCTGGTCCGGCTCAAGATGAACTCGATCGTGGACGAGCGGGTAATCGACGCGCTCTACCGGGCCTCCCGGGCCGGCGTGGCCGTCGACGTCACCGTCCGCGGGATCTGCGCCCTGCGCGCCGGCGTCCCCGGGTTGTCCGAGAACATCACCGTCCGCTCGATTGTCGGCCGGTTCCTGGAGCACTCGCGGATCTTCTACTTCCGCAACGGCGGCCAGCCGGTCGAGGGCGGCGGCAGCACCGAGGAGTACTGGATCGGCAGCGCGGACATGATGCACCGCAACCTGGACCGCCGGGTCGAGGTCCTGGTCCAGGTCAAGGACAAGGGTGCGACCGACCGGATGGCCCGGTTGTTCGAGCTGCTGACCGCGCCCGACACCCGCTGCTGGACCCTGGGTCCGGACGGTTGGACGCCCTCGCCGGTGGACGGTCCGGGGGTGGACATCCAGGAGGAGCTGCTGCGCGGCCGGGTGGCCCGTGGCGAGTGA
- a CDS encoding lysophospholipid acyltransferase family protein, which yields MARSPVYEKGNAWLAFCKVVMYPLASLLGRQKVGGAEHARRRGGYLLVANHISHLDPLFDAVAVRKTGRIPRFMAKASLWKVPVLGKALAGSDQIPVDRTGAGAGQNSLEAATAALNAGRVVLIYPDGTVTRDPEMWPMKPRMGVGALALSGDFPVIPMAHWGSNQVYTSYVQGRRFHPWPRKDVHTVFGEPIDLSDLRAGARDARAVRAASVRIMTAVRDMVGEVRGITPPTEFYDQRKAERLAQRSAAADAEPPAAAAPPETPDR from the coding sequence GTGGCGCGCAGTCCCGTGTACGAGAAGGGCAACGCCTGGCTCGCCTTCTGCAAGGTCGTGATGTACCCGTTGGCGTCCCTGCTGGGCCGGCAGAAGGTGGGCGGCGCCGAGCACGCCCGCCGGCGCGGCGGCTACCTGCTGGTGGCCAACCACATCTCGCACCTGGACCCGCTGTTCGACGCCGTCGCGGTCCGCAAGACCGGCCGGATCCCGCGGTTCATGGCCAAGGCCTCGCTGTGGAAGGTGCCGGTGCTGGGCAAGGCGCTGGCCGGGTCCGACCAGATCCCGGTCGATCGGACCGGCGCCGGGGCCGGCCAGAACAGCCTGGAGGCGGCCACCGCCGCGTTGAACGCCGGCCGGGTGGTGCTGATCTACCCCGACGGCACGGTCACCCGGGACCCCGAGATGTGGCCGATGAAGCCGCGGATGGGCGTGGGGGCGCTCGCCCTGTCCGGCGACTTCCCGGTGATCCCGATGGCTCACTGGGGCTCCAACCAGGTCTACACCTCCTACGTGCAGGGCCGCCGGTTCCACCCGTGGCCGCGCAAGGACGTGCACACCGTCTTCGGTGAGCCGATCGACCTGTCCGATCTGCGGGCCGGGGCCCGGGACGCCCGCGCCGTCCGGGCCGCCTCGGTCCGGATCATGACCGCGGTCCGGGACATGGTCGGCGAGGTCCGCGGCATCACCCCGCCGACCGAGTTCTACGACCAGCGCAAGGCCGAACGGTTGGCCCAACGCTCGGCCGCCGCGGACGCGGAACCGCCGGCGGCCGCCGCCCCGCCGGAGACGCCGGACCGGTGA
- a CDS encoding NAD(P)H-dependent glycerol-3-phosphate dehydrogenase, protein MTDTLQRLAVLGAGSWGTTFAKVLADAGRDVTLWARRESVATAIRDTRRNPDYLPGVDLPENLHGTSDFDAALDGVDAVVLAVPSQALRENMRVFRDSLPARIPVVSLAKGVEIGTGLRMSEVISRVGQIDPERIVVLTGPNLAAEIALTRPTASVLACTDHDRARAVQEACATPYFRPFTTTDVVGAEIAGTGKNIIALACGIADGLGLGLNAGASLITRGLNEVTRLGVELGAVPATFAGLAGLGDLVATCWSPLSRNRTLGGRLAAGMGLDAALEAAGGQVAEGVVSCRSVRDLAVRHKVDMPITEAVYQVCYRHLPPGQMIRFLMDQPHSAE, encoded by the coding sequence GTGACCGACACCCTGCAACGGCTGGCGGTGCTCGGCGCGGGGTCCTGGGGCACCACCTTCGCCAAGGTGCTGGCCGACGCCGGCCGCGACGTCACGCTGTGGGCCCGCCGCGAATCGGTGGCCACCGCCATCCGCGACACCCGCCGCAACCCCGACTACCTGCCCGGCGTCGACCTGCCCGAGAACCTGCACGGCACCTCCGATTTCGACGCCGCGCTGGACGGCGTCGACGCGGTGGTGCTGGCCGTGCCGAGCCAGGCGCTGCGGGAGAACATGCGGGTGTTCCGGGACAGCCTGCCGGCACGGATCCCGGTGGTCTCGCTGGCCAAGGGTGTGGAGATCGGCACCGGCCTGCGGATGAGCGAGGTGATCTCGCGAGTCGGCCAGATCGACCCCGAGCGGATCGTCGTGCTCACCGGGCCGAACCTGGCCGCCGAGATCGCCCTGACCCGGCCGACCGCCTCGGTGCTGGCCTGCACCGACCACGACCGGGCCCGGGCCGTGCAGGAGGCCTGCGCCACCCCGTACTTCCGGCCGTTCACCACCACCGACGTGGTCGGCGCCGAGATCGCCGGCACCGGCAAGAACATCATCGCGCTGGCCTGCGGCATCGCCGACGGCCTGGGCCTGGGGCTCAACGCCGGCGCCTCGCTGATCACCCGGGGGCTGAACGAGGTGACCCGGCTGGGCGTCGAGCTGGGTGCGGTGCCGGCGACCTTCGCCGGCCTGGCCGGGCTCGGTGACCTGGTGGCGACCTGCTGGTCGCCGCTGTCGCGCAACCGGACGCTGGGGGGCCGGCTGGCCGCCGGCATGGGCCTGGACGCCGCGCTGGAGGCGGCCGGCGGGCAGGTCGCCGAGGGCGTCGTCAGCTGCCGGTCGGTGCGCGACCTGGCCGTCCGGCACAAGGTCGACATGCCCATCACCGAGGCCGTCTACCAGGTCTGTTACCGGCATCTGCCGCCCGGCCAGATGATCCGCTTCCTGATGGACCAGCCGCACAGCGCGGAGTGA
- a CDS encoding D-alanine--D-alanine ligase family protein has product MSADRIRVAVVFGGRSGEHPVSCISAAGVLANIDTDLFDVTAVGITPAGRWLQMDPAAIPTTGGPTLPEVSTGSAVALPVDPTAAALVSIDPSVDRSAVVDVEVVFPVLHGPYGEDGTIQGLLELAGVPYVGAGVLASAAAMDKEFTKKLLAAEGLPVGDWVVLRPGTPTLTAEQKQRLGLPVFVKPARAGSSLGVSRVAEWAELDRAIAIARETDPKVLVEAAVVGREVECGVLEHPDGRIEASPPAEIHVGGGYEFYDFDAKYLDDTAASFDIPADLPDEVTARIHELSRRAFAALDAQGLARVDFFVRPDGDLADRVVINEVNTLPGFTPISMYPAMWAKAGVSYRDLITVLIRTALARGTGLR; this is encoded by the coding sequence ATGAGTGCTGACCGGATCCGGGTGGCCGTGGTGTTCGGCGGGCGCAGTGGGGAACACCCGGTGTCCTGCATTTCGGCCGCCGGCGTGCTGGCCAACATCGACACCGACCTGTTCGACGTCACCGCCGTCGGCATCACCCCGGCGGGCCGCTGGCTGCAGATGGACCCGGCGGCGATCCCCACGACCGGTGGGCCGACCCTGCCCGAGGTGAGCACCGGTTCGGCGGTCGCCCTGCCGGTGGATCCCACCGCCGCCGCGCTGGTCAGCATCGACCCGTCCGTCGATCGCTCCGCGGTGGTCGACGTGGAGGTCGTCTTCCCGGTCCTGCACGGTCCCTACGGCGAGGACGGCACCATCCAGGGCCTGCTCGAGCTGGCCGGGGTGCCCTACGTGGGCGCCGGGGTGCTGGCCTCGGCCGCCGCCATGGACAAGGAGTTCACCAAGAAGCTGCTGGCCGCCGAGGGGCTGCCGGTGGGCGACTGGGTGGTGCTGCGGCCGGGCACGCCGACCCTGACCGCCGAGCAAAAGCAGCGGCTGGGGCTGCCGGTGTTCGTCAAGCCGGCCCGGGCCGGCTCGTCGCTGGGGGTGAGCCGGGTCGCCGAATGGGCCGAGTTGGACCGGGCCATCGCGATCGCCCGGGAGACCGACCCGAAGGTGCTGGTGGAGGCGGCCGTGGTCGGCCGCGAGGTCGAGTGCGGGGTGCTCGAGCACCCGGACGGGCGGATCGAGGCCTCCCCGCCGGCGGAGATCCACGTCGGCGGCGGGTACGAGTTCTACGACTTCGACGCCAAGTACCTGGACGACACGGCGGCCAGCTTCGACATCCCGGCCGACCTGCCGGACGAGGTGACCGCGCGCATCCACGAGCTGTCCCGCCGGGCGTTCGCCGCGCTGGACGCCCAGGGCCTGGCCCGGGTGGACTTCTTCGTCCGGCCCGACGGCGACCTGGCCGACCGGGTCGTCATCAACGAGGTGAACACCCTGCCGGGCTTCACCCCGATCTCGATGTACCCGGCCATGTGGGCCAAGGCCGGGGTGTCCTACCGGGACCTGATCACCGTGCTGATCCGCACCGCGCTGGCCCGGGGCACCGGCCTGCGCTGA
- a CDS encoding DUF3515 domain-containing protein, producing MPESPPAARDGLPRWRLVAAITVAVLAVVGVIVAAGYVKSRPATSVDDPLSLSSVQSPGATTPACTSLMAALPDSLAGLPRRVIEHADDPSLAGVAAWGEPAVVLRCGVPTPAELTCTAALQEVDGVAWLPLSTGGDTTYFLVDRSVRVALTVPAAVTSTGPWQQASTIIGATLPERAICRDGVPLLGDGE from the coding sequence ATGCCCGAGTCGCCGCCGGCCGCCCGGGACGGGCTGCCGCGCTGGCGGTTGGTCGCGGCCATCACGGTGGCCGTGCTGGCCGTGGTCGGCGTGATCGTCGCCGCCGGCTACGTCAAGTCCCGGCCGGCCACCTCCGTCGACGACCCGTTGTCCCTGTCCTCGGTGCAGTCCCCCGGGGCGACGACGCCGGCGTGTACGAGCCTGATGGCCGCGCTGCCCGATTCCCTGGCCGGCCTGCCCCGGCGCGTCATCGAGCACGCCGACGATCCCTCCCTGGCCGGCGTGGCGGCCTGGGGCGAGCCGGCGGTGGTCCTGCGCTGCGGGGTGCCGACCCCGGCGGAGCTGACCTGCACGGCGGCGTTGCAGGAGGTGGACGGGGTGGCCTGGTTGCCGCTGTCCACCGGCGGGGACACCACCTACTTCCTGGTCGACCGGTCCGTCCGGGTCGCCCTGACCGTGCCGGCCGCGGTCACCTCCACCGGGCCCTGGCAGCAGGCCTCCACGATCATCGGCGCGACCCTGCCCGAACGCGCCATCTGCCGGGACGGCGTTCCGTTGCTCGGCGACGGCGAATAG
- a CDS encoding Lrp/AsnC ligand binding domain-containing protein, producing the protein MVQAFILIQTEVGQAAAVAQAIAELPGVTSAEDVTGPYDVIVRAEAQTVDELGKLVVARVQGVAGITRTLTCPVVHL; encoded by the coding sequence GTGGTGCAGGCGTTCATCCTCATCCAGACCGAGGTCGGCCAGGCCGCCGCGGTCGCCCAGGCGATCGCCGAACTGCCCGGTGTCACCAGCGCCGAAGACGTGACCGGCCCCTACGACGTCATCGTCCGGGCCGAGGCGCAGACCGTGGACGAGCTCGGCAAACTGGTCGTCGCCCGGGTTCAGGGGGTTGCCGGGATCACCCGGACGCTCACCTGCCCGGTGGTGCACCTCTGA
- a CDS encoding thiamine-phosphate kinase: protein MSNQPATLASTGEFSVIDALVARTGQPTTTLLGPGDDCAIVAAADGRVVATVDVLVDGVHFRTDWASGEQIGRRAALASMADVAAMGATPTALLVGLCAPAETPTDLVMDIGRGLDAEASKVGAGIVGGDITRSTVLTISVTVLGDLAGREPVRRSGARVGDVVAVVGRLGWAAAGLAVLSRGFRSPAALVGSYRVPEPPIEQGVVAALAGATSMIDVSDGLIADLGHLADESGVAIEVATRVVPVHARLTEVASALGRDPMEWAMTGGDDHALAATFPDKASVPADWTPIGMVREGSGIVVDGQPWTGTGGWDHFGSGG from the coding sequence ATCAGCAACCAACCGGCCACCCTGGCCTCCACCGGCGAGTTCTCCGTGATCGACGCGCTGGTCGCGCGGACCGGTCAGCCGACGACCACCCTGCTCGGCCCCGGGGACGACTGCGCGATCGTCGCGGCGGCCGACGGCCGGGTGGTGGCCACCGTCGACGTGCTGGTCGACGGCGTGCACTTTCGCACCGACTGGGCCAGCGGCGAGCAGATCGGCCGGCGGGCGGCGCTGGCCTCGATGGCCGACGTCGCCGCGATGGGCGCCACCCCGACGGCGCTGCTGGTCGGGCTATGCGCGCCGGCCGAGACCCCGACCGACCTGGTGATGGACATCGGACGCGGCCTGGACGCCGAGGCGAGCAAGGTGGGCGCGGGCATCGTCGGCGGCGACATCACCCGATCCACCGTGCTGACCATCTCGGTGACCGTGCTGGGTGATCTGGCCGGGCGGGAACCGGTGCGCCGGTCCGGGGCCCGGGTGGGCGACGTCGTCGCCGTGGTCGGGCGGCTGGGCTGGGCGGCCGCGGGCCTGGCCGTGCTGTCCCGCGGCTTCCGCTCGCCGGCCGCGCTGGTGGGCTCGTACCGGGTGCCCGAGCCGCCGATCGAGCAGGGCGTGGTCGCCGCGCTGGCCGGGGCGACGTCGATGATCGACGTGTCCGACGGCCTGATCGCCGACCTGGGCCACCTGGCCGACGAGTCCGGGGTGGCCATCGAGGTGGCCACCCGGGTGGTGCCGGTGCACGCCCGGCTGACCGAGGTGGCCTCCGCGTTGGGCCGCGATCCGATGGAGTGGGCAATGACCGGCGGCGACGACCACGCGCTGGCCGCGACCTTCCCGGACAAGGCGTCGGTGCCGGCCGACTGGACGCCGATCGGCATGGTCCGCGAGGGCAGCGGGATCGTCGTCGACGGGCAGCCGTGGACCGGGACCGGCGGCTGGGACCACTTCGGCTCCGGCGGGTAG
- a CDS encoding uracil-DNA glycosylase: MPAPLSSLVADDWAQSLEPVADRITAMGEFLRAEVAAGRPYLPAGPHILRAFERPQAQVKVLIVGQDPYPTPGHPIGLSFAVDRHVRPVPRSLGNIYKELQADTGITPPAHGDLTAWSDQGVLLLNRVLTVQPGKPASHRGKGWEPVTDEAIRSLVRRGGPLVAILWGRDAQTLRPLLGQTPVIESAHPSPMSADRGFFGSRPFSRVNRSLVEQGGEPVDWTL, translated from the coding sequence ATGCCGGCACCGCTGAGTTCCCTTGTCGCCGACGACTGGGCGCAGTCCCTGGAACCGGTGGCCGACCGGATCACCGCGATGGGCGAGTTCCTGCGGGCCGAGGTGGCCGCCGGCCGCCCGTACCTGCCGGCCGGCCCGCACATCCTGCGCGCCTTCGAACGGCCGCAGGCCCAGGTCAAGGTGCTCATCGTGGGCCAGGACCCGTATCCCACCCCCGGCCATCCGATCGGCCTGTCGTTCGCGGTGGATCGCCACGTGCGTCCGGTGCCGCGCTCCCTGGGCAACATCTACAAGGAACTGCAGGCCGACACCGGGATCACCCCGCCCGCGCACGGCGACCTGACCGCCTGGTCCGACCAGGGGGTGCTGCTGCTCAACCGGGTGCTGACCGTCCAGCCGGGCAAGCCCGCCTCGCATCGAGGCAAGGGCTGGGAGCCGGTCACCGACGAGGCCATCCGCTCGCTGGTGCGTCGCGGCGGCCCGCTGGTGGCCATCCTGTGGGGCCGGGACGCGCAGACCCTGCGGCCGCTGCTGGGTCAGACCCCGGTGATCGAGTCCGCGCACCCGTCGCCGATGTCGGCCGACCGCGGCTTCTTCGGGTCCCGGCCGTTCTCCCGGGTCAACCGTTCGCTGGTCGAGCAGGGCGGCGAACCGGTCGACTGGACCTTGTGA